A stretch of the Bubalus kerabau isolate K-KA32 ecotype Philippines breed swamp buffalo chromosome 11, PCC_UOA_SB_1v2, whole genome shotgun sequence genome encodes the following:
- the CIMIP2C gene encoding ciliary microtubule inner protein 2C: protein MASRSAGTLLTEFNAAYVPPGLMPGYKGHVPGVAFSFGSPYGTATLKYFQDQRNAALGRSSTAFSRGGHFLTIYSPNPTQVLRDRALTRDRWMHTPSYTRFNLDSSRWAELSHFYQMAQRHREHYQDKTGLVHRVPYFVLPVKEWDRYPIPTDLPPLSPKEKWHLLRVAPENPRTYQTFPSGKRVSPQERQRRDCYFEFRA, encoded by the exons ATGGCCTCTCGCAGCGCGGGCACCCTACTGACAGAGTTCAATGCCGCCTACGTGCCCCCCGGCCTCATGCCCGG GTACAAAGGCCACGTTCCTGGCGTGGCCTTCTCTTTCGGCTCCCCCTATGGCACCGCCACCCTCAAGTACTTCCAGGACCAGCGCAACGCAGCCCTGGGGAGGAGCTCCACTGCCTTCAGCAGAGGCGGCCACTTCCTGACCATCTACTCCCCGAACCCCACCCAAGTGCTGAGGGACCGTGCCCTCACCCGGGACCGCTGGATGCACACCCCCAGCTACACCCGCTTCAACCTGGATAGCAGCCGCTGGGCCGAGCTCTCGCACTTCTACCAG ATGGCGCAGCGGCATCGGGAGCACTATCAAGACAAGACAGGCTTGGTGCACCGGGTGCCCTACTTCGTGCTGCCCGTGAAGGAGTGGGATCGGTATCCCATCCCCACCGACCT GCCTCCTCTGAGCCCAAAGGAGAAGTGGCATCTATTAAGAGTGGCCCCTGAGAACCCAAGGACCTACCAGACATTCCCATCGGGGAAGAGGGTCTCCCCACAGGAGCGGCAGAGGCGGGACTGCTACTTTGAATTCAGAGCGTGA